A genomic region of Pseudomonas frederiksbergensis contains the following coding sequences:
- the ntrC gene encoding nitrogen regulation protein NR(I) — MSRSETVWIVDDDRSIRWVLEKALQQEGMTTQSFDSADGVMSRLARQQPDVIISDIRMPGTSGLDLLARIREQHPRLPVIIMTAHSDLDSAVASYQGGAFEYLPKPFDVDEAVSLVKRANQHAQEQQGLEVAPTLTRTPEIIGEAPAMQEVFRAIGRLSHSNITVLINGESGTGKELVAHALHRHSPRATSPFIALNMAAIPKDLMESELFGHEKGAFTGAANLRRGRFEQADGGTLFLDEIGDMPADTQTRLLRVLADGEFYRVGGHVPVKVDVRIIAATHQNLETLVHAGKFREDLFHRLNVIRIHIPRLSDRREDIPTLAKHFLARAAQELAVEPKLLKSETEEYLKNLPWPGNVRQLENTCRWITVMASGREVHISDLPPELLSLPQDSAPVTNWEQALRQWADQALARGQSNLLDSAVPSFERIMIETALKHTAGRRRDAAVLLGWGRNTLTRKIKELGMKVDGGDDDEGDEG, encoded by the coding sequence ATGAGCCGTAGTGAAACCGTGTGGATCGTCGATGACGACCGTTCTATCCGTTGGGTCCTGGAAAAAGCCTTGCAACAGGAAGGCATGACCACGCAAAGCTTCGACAGCGCCGATGGCGTGATGAGCCGCCTGGCGCGCCAGCAGCCGGACGTGATCATCTCCGACATCCGCATGCCCGGCACCAGTGGTCTGGACCTGCTGGCACGGATTCGCGAGCAACACCCAAGGCTGCCCGTGATCATCATGACGGCGCACTCCGATCTGGACAGCGCTGTCGCGTCCTATCAGGGCGGTGCGTTCGAGTACCTGCCCAAGCCGTTCGACGTCGATGAAGCCGTGTCGCTGGTCAAGCGCGCCAACCAGCACGCCCAGGAACAGCAGGGCCTGGAAGTCGCGCCCACCCTGACCCGCACCCCGGAAATCATCGGTGAAGCACCGGCGATGCAGGAAGTGTTTCGCGCCATCGGACGCTTGAGCCACTCCAACATCACCGTGCTGATCAACGGCGAATCCGGTACCGGTAAAGAACTGGTGGCCCACGCCCTGCACCGCCACAGCCCGCGCGCGACCTCGCCGTTCATCGCGCTGAACATGGCGGCGATTCCCAAGGACCTGATGGAGTCCGAGCTGTTCGGTCACGAAAAAGGCGCGTTCACCGGCGCGGCCAACCTGCGGCGCGGACGGTTTGAACAAGCTGATGGCGGCACACTGTTCCTCGATGAAATCGGCGACATGCCGGCCGACACCCAGACGCGCTTGCTGCGGGTACTGGCCGACGGCGAGTTCTATCGCGTCGGCGGTCATGTGCCGGTCAAGGTCGATGTGCGAATCATTGCCGCGACTCACCAGAATCTGGAAACCCTGGTGCACGCCGGGAAATTCCGTGAAGACCTGTTCCACCGTCTGAACGTGATCCGCATCCACATTCCGCGCCTGTCGGACCGTCGCGAAGACATTCCGACCCTGGCCAAGCACTTCCTCGCCCGCGCCGCACAAGAACTGGCGGTGGAACCCAAGCTGCTGAAAAGCGAAACCGAGGAATACCTGAAGAACCTGCCGTGGCCAGGCAACGTGCGCCAGTTGGAAAACACCTGCCGCTGGATCACGGTAATGGCTTCGGGTCGCGAAGTGCACATCAGCGACCTGCCGCCCGAGCTGCTGAGCCTGCCGCAGGACTCGGCACCGGTAACCAACTGGGAGCAAGCACTGCGTCAGTGGGCCGATCAGGCATTGGCACGCGGTCAGTCGAACCTGCTCGACAGCGCTGTGCCGAGCTTCGAGCGGATCATGATCGAAACCGCTCTCAAGCACACCGCCGGCCGCCGCCGCGACGCTGCCGTTCTGCTGGGCTGGGGCCGCAACACCTTGACCCGCAAGATCAAGGAACTGGGGATGAAGGTCGATGGTGGCGATGATGATGAAGGGGATGAGGGCTAG
- a CDS encoding rhodanese-like domain-containing protein, translating into MVAHLIEFATNHYLLVGIFVVLLALLIAREMSRGGRSLSTAELTALVNKDQGVVVDIRTTKDFAAGHIVGALNIPQDKLTARVGELEKHKAKTIILVDALGQHSGTHARELLKSGFTAAKLSGGISSWKADNLPLVK; encoded by the coding sequence ATGGTTGCTCACCTGATTGAATTTGCCACTAACCACTATCTGCTCGTCGGTATCTTCGTCGTACTGCTGGCGTTGTTGATCGCCCGCGAGATGAGCCGTGGCGGCCGCAGCCTCAGCACCGCTGAGTTGACTGCGCTGGTCAACAAGGACCAGGGCGTCGTTGTCGATATCCGTACCACTAAGGATTTCGCCGCCGGTCACATCGTTGGCGCGCTGAACATTCCGCAGGACAAACTGACCGCTCGCGTTGGCGAACTGGAAAAGCACAAGGCCAAGACCATCATTCTGGTCGACGCCCTGGGCCAGCATTCCGGTACTCACGCTCGCGAATTGTTGAAGTCCGGCTTCACCGCAGCCAAGCTGTCTGGCGGGATCTCCAGCTGGAAAGCCGACAATCTGCCGCTGGTGAAGTGA
- a CDS encoding chorismate mutase, translated as MRLPLCLALLTALLANTATAAAPAPVPAPAALAPLLSTIQERLAIADKVALSKWDSGKPVEDRQRERDVIAEAIAEAPYYKLSNETVEQFFSAQIEANKLVQYAHLSDWHAQGKAPNDPRPDLDGLIRPQLDLLQNRLLQQLADFTPYRKDPHCPLWLAKANKTAAQVPLRELALIRATAELCSAHP; from the coding sequence ATGCGCCTACCCTTGTGCCTTGCACTGCTTACCGCCCTGCTTGCCAACACAGCCACCGCTGCCGCCCCTGCTCCGGTTCCGGCGCCTGCCGCCCTCGCCCCGCTGCTCAGCACCATCCAGGAGCGCTTGGCGATTGCCGACAAGGTCGCACTGAGCAAATGGGACAGCGGCAAGCCTGTCGAGGATCGCCAACGGGAACGCGACGTCATTGCCGAAGCCATCGCCGAGGCGCCCTACTACAAATTGAGCAATGAAACCGTCGAGCAGTTCTTCTCGGCACAGATCGAAGCCAACAAACTGGTGCAGTACGCGCACTTGTCCGACTGGCACGCACAGGGCAAGGCGCCTAACGACCCTCGCCCTGATCTCGATGGCCTGATCCGCCCGCAACTCGACCTGTTACAAAATCGCCTGCTGCAACAACTGGCCGATTTCACCCCGTATCGTAAAGACCCACACTGCCCGTTATGGCTGGCCAAGGCCAATAAAACCGCAGCTCAAGTGCCGCTGCGTGAGCTTGCGTTAATACGCGCCACCGCCGAATTGTGCAGCGCCCATCCGTAG
- a CDS encoding DUF4124 domain-containing protein → MGRGFLFVLLLITLPATAQIYRYTDVNGNTAYSNQPPDGVKSQAVELPPLNSIERQPPIAPEQPALRADKNAVYSVLELTGLPSDEALRANNGTFIVGVQIQPRLQGSHVFRLLLDGQPYGQPSNVPRLQLVNIDRGEHRLAVQVLAAESLVQQSPTITFTVQRVHTP, encoded by the coding sequence ATGGGTCGTGGTTTTCTATTTGTCTTGTTGCTGATCACCCTGCCCGCTACCGCGCAGATCTATCGGTACACCGACGTCAACGGCAATACCGCCTACAGCAATCAGCCGCCCGATGGCGTGAAGAGCCAGGCCGTCGAGTTGCCGCCACTCAACAGCATCGAACGCCAACCACCGATAGCGCCCGAACAACCGGCCCTGCGCGCTGACAAAAACGCCGTATATTCAGTGCTGGAACTGACCGGCCTGCCCAGCGATGAAGCCCTGCGCGCCAACAACGGCACCTTCATCGTCGGTGTGCAGATTCAGCCACGCCTGCAAGGGTCACATGTGTTTCGATTGCTGCTGGACGGTCAGCCGTATGGCCAACCGAGCAACGTGCCGCGCTTGCAACTGGTGAACATCGATCGCGGCGAACACCGTCTCGCGGTGCAGGTGCTCGCCGCAGAAAGCCTTGTGCAGCAGAGCCCGACCATCACCTTCACCGTGCAGCGGGTACATACCCCGTGA
- the secB gene encoding protein-export chaperone SecB, with amino-acid sequence MTDEQNTAANEEETAPQFSLQRIYVRDLSFEAPKSPAIFRQQWEPSVGLDLNTRQKALESDFHEVVLTLSVTVKNGDEVAFIAEVQQAGIFLIKNLDEASMSHTLGAFCPNILFPYAREALDSLVTRGSFPALMLAPVNFDALYAQELQRMQQDGAQTVQ; translated from the coding sequence ATGACTGACGAACAGAACACTGCTGCGAACGAAGAAGAAACTGCACCGCAATTCTCCTTGCAGCGCATTTACGTGCGTGACCTGTCCTTCGAAGCCCCGAAAAGCCCGGCGATCTTCCGCCAGCAGTGGGAGCCGAGTGTCGGTCTGGATCTGAACACCCGCCAGAAAGCCCTGGAAAGTGACTTCCACGAAGTCGTGCTGACCCTGTCGGTTACCGTGAAGAACGGTGACGAAGTGGCATTCATCGCTGAAGTTCAGCAGGCCGGTATCTTCCTGATCAAGAACCTCGACGAAGCCTCGATGAGTCACACTCTCGGTGCTTTCTGCCCGAATATCCTGTTCCCGTACGCTCGCGAAGCCCTGGACAGCCTGGTGACCCGTGGTTCGTTCCCGGCGCTGATGCTGGCTCCGGTGAACTTCGACGCCCTGTACGCGCAAGAACTGCAACGCATGCAGCAAGACGGCGCACAGACCGTTCAGTAA
- the gpmI gene encoding 2,3-bisphosphoglycerate-independent phosphoglycerate mutase, with product MTTTPKPLVLIILDGFGHSESQESNAVFAARKPVLDRLYATVPNGLISGSGMDVGLPDGQMGNSEVGHMNLGAGRVVYQDFTRVTKAIRDGEFFENPTICAAVDKAVAAGKAVHFMGLLSDGGVHSHQDHLIAMAELAFKRGAEKIYLHAFLDGRDTPPKSAQSSIELLDEAFKTLGKGRIASIIGRYFAMDRDNRWDRVSQAYNLIVDGNGEFNAATAQQGLQAAYERGESDEFVKATTIGEPVKVEDGDAVVFMNFRADRARELTRVFVEDDFKDFERARQPKLAGFVMLTQYAGSIPAPSAFAPGSLENVLGDYLAKNGKTQLRIAETEKYAHVTFFFSGGREEPFPGEERILIPSPKVATYDLQPEMSAPEVTDKIVDAIENQRYDVIVVNYANGDMVGHSGVFDAAVKAVECLDLCVGRIVDALEKVGGEALITADHGNVEQMSDESTGQAHTAHTTEPVPFIYFGKRDLKVREGGVLADVAPTMLKLLGLEKPAEMTGTSILV from the coding sequence ATGACTACCACGCCTAAACCTTTGGTCCTGATTATTCTCGACGGCTTCGGTCACAGTGAAAGCCAGGAATCCAACGCCGTGTTCGCGGCCCGCAAGCCGGTCCTTGACCGGTTGTATGCCACCGTACCGAACGGCCTGATCTCGGGCTCGGGCATGGATGTCGGCCTGCCGGACGGGCAGATGGGCAACTCGGAAGTCGGCCACATGAACCTCGGTGCAGGCCGCGTGGTGTATCAGGACTTCACCCGCGTGACCAAAGCTATCCGCGATGGCGAGTTTTTCGAGAACCCGACCATCTGCGCCGCCGTGGATAAAGCCGTTGCTGCCGGCAAAGCCGTGCACTTCATGGGCCTGCTGTCCGATGGCGGCGTGCACAGCCACCAGGATCACCTGATCGCCATGGCCGAACTGGCCTTCAAGCGCGGCGCCGAGAAGATCTATCTGCACGCCTTCCTCGACGGCCGCGACACGCCGCCAAAAAGCGCACAGTCGTCGATCGAGCTGTTGGATGAAGCCTTCAAGACGCTGGGCAAAGGCCGGATCGCCAGCATCATTGGCCGCTACTTCGCCATGGACCGCGACAACCGCTGGGATCGCGTGTCCCAGGCCTACAACCTGATCGTCGACGGTAACGGCGAATTCAACGCCGCCACCGCCCAGCAAGGCCTGCAAGCCGCTTACGAACGTGGCGAGAGCGACGAATTCGTCAAAGCCACCACCATCGGTGAGCCAGTCAAGGTCGAAGACGGCGACGCCGTGGTGTTCATGAACTTCCGCGCCGACCGCGCCCGCGAGCTGACCCGGGTATTCGTCGAAGACGATTTCAAGGACTTCGAGCGCGCTCGCCAGCCAAAACTGGCCGGTTTCGTCATGCTGACCCAATACGCGGGCAGCATTCCCGCACCGTCAGCCTTTGCCCCGGGCAGTCTGGAAAACGTGCTGGGCGACTATTTGGCGAAAAACGGCAAAACCCAGCTGCGCATCGCCGAAACCGAAAAATACGCCCACGTGACCTTCTTCTTCTCTGGCGGTCGCGAAGAACCGTTCCCGGGTGAAGAACGCATCCTGATCCCTTCGCCGAAAGTCGCGACCTATGACTTGCAGCCAGAAATGAGCGCACCGGAAGTCACCGACAAAATCGTCGATGCTATCGAAAACCAGCGCTACGACGTGATCGTGGTTAACTACGCCAACGGTGACATGGTCGGTCACAGCGGCGTGTTCGATGCCGCGGTGAAAGCCGTTGAATGCCTGGACCTGTGCGTCGGCCGCATTGTCGACGCCCTGGAAAAAGTCGGCGGCGAAGCGCTGATCACCGCCGACCACGGCAACGTCGAGCAAATGTCCGACGAGTCCACCGGTCAGGCGCACACCGCCCACACCACCGAACCAGTACCGTTCATCTACTTCGGTAAACGCGACCTCAAGGTTCGCGAAGGCGGTGTACTGGCCGACGTGGCTCCGACCATGCTCAAGCTGCTGGGGCTGGAGAAGCCTGCCGAGATGACGGGTACGTCGATTCTGGTTTAA
- the glnL gene encoding nitrogen regulation protein NR(II): protein MTISDALHRLLLDNLTTATILLNAELRLEYMNPAAEMLLAISGQRSHGQFISELFTESTEALNSLRQAVEQAHPFTKREAMLTALTGQTLTVDYAVTPILSNGDTLLLLEVHPRDRLLRITKEEAQLSKQETSKMLVRGLAHEIKNPLGGIRGAAQLLARELPEESLKDYTNVIIEEADRLRNLVDRMLGSNKLPSLALCNVHEVLERVCHLVEAESQGCITLVRDYDPSIPDVLIDREQMIQAVLNIVRNAMQAISSQNELRLGRITLRSRAMRQFTIGHVRHRLVTKLEIIDNGPGIPADLQETIFFPMVSGRPDGTGLGLAITQNIISQHQGLIECDSHPGHTTFSIFLPLEQGATST from the coding sequence ATGACCATCAGCGACGCACTGCACCGCTTGCTACTCGACAACCTGACCACCGCCACCATTCTGCTCAACGCCGAACTGCGTCTTGAGTACATGAACCCTGCGGCGGAAATGCTCCTGGCCATCAGCGGCCAGCGCAGCCATGGGCAATTCATCAGCGAGCTGTTCACCGAGTCGACCGAAGCCCTGAACTCCTTGCGCCAGGCGGTCGAACAAGCGCACCCGTTTACCAAGCGCGAAGCAATGCTCACCGCCCTGACCGGCCAGACCCTGACCGTCGACTACGCAGTGACGCCGATCCTCAGCAATGGCGACACGCTGCTGCTGCTCGAAGTCCACCCGCGTGATCGCTTGCTGCGCATTACCAAAGAAGAAGCGCAGCTCTCCAAGCAGGAAACCAGCAAGATGCTGGTACGCGGCCTCGCTCACGAGATCAAGAACCCGCTCGGCGGGATTCGCGGTGCCGCTCAGTTGCTGGCCCGCGAGCTGCCGGAAGAAAGCCTCAAGGACTATACCAACGTCATCATCGAGGAAGCGGATCGCCTGCGTAATCTGGTCGATCGCATGCTCGGCTCAAACAAACTGCCGTCGCTTGCCCTGTGCAACGTCCACGAGGTGCTGGAGCGCGTCTGTCATCTGGTGGAAGCCGAAAGCCAAGGCTGCATCACGTTGGTGCGCGACTACGACCCGAGCATTCCGGATGTGTTGATCGACCGCGAGCAAATGATTCAGGCCGTGCTGAATATCGTGCGCAATGCGATGCAGGCCATCAGCAGCCAGAACGAACTGCGCCTGGGTCGCATCACGTTGCGTTCGCGCGCCATGCGCCAGTTCACCATCGGCCACGTGCGCCATCGCCTGGTGACCAAACTCGAAATCATCGATAACGGCCCGGGGATTCCAGCAGACCTGCAAGAAACCATCTTCTTCCCCATGGTCAGCGGCCGCCCGGATGGTACCGGGCTCGGCCTGGCCATTACCCAGAACATCATCAGCCAGCACCAGGGCCTGATCGAATGTGACAGCCATCCAGGCCACACCACGTTCTCGATCTTTCTGCCACTGGAACAAGGAGCCACATCGACATGA
- a CDS encoding DUF4124 domain-containing protein — MRRWIIATCLWLIALPAPAEVYTYVDAQGNRVFTDQPGPGNAKRVTLAPGNRMSANPGGATPQTAPKKPEEKPLFHYDMLRVLVPEPDASVRSSAGELIVSVTNEPTLQRGHHYRLLLDGQPTADPGPSPVFALSNIDRGTHQLAVEILDEHGRIVERTANQPFHMLRISLAQKRQVKPCTLTDYGQRPECPLADKPEEEKIGIFSFF; from the coding sequence GTGAGGCGCTGGATAATCGCCACGTGTCTGTGGCTGATCGCTCTGCCAGCGCCGGCCGAGGTCTACACCTACGTCGACGCCCAAGGCAATCGGGTCTTCACCGATCAACCCGGCCCTGGAAACGCCAAGCGAGTCACACTGGCACCCGGTAATCGCATGTCGGCCAATCCCGGCGGCGCAACACCGCAAACCGCCCCAAAGAAGCCTGAGGAAAAGCCACTGTTTCACTACGACATGCTTCGCGTTCTCGTACCGGAGCCGGACGCTTCGGTGCGCAGCAGCGCGGGTGAACTGATCGTCAGTGTCACCAACGAACCCACCTTGCAACGCGGCCATCACTATCGGTTGTTACTGGACGGCCAACCGACTGCCGATCCCGGCCCGAGCCCGGTGTTCGCCTTAAGCAATATTGATCGCGGCACCCATCAACTGGCGGTGGAAATCCTCGACGAACACGGGCGGATTGTCGAACGCACAGCTAATCAGCCATTTCACATGCTGCGCATCTCTCTGGCGCAGAAGCGTCAGGTCAAACCTTGCACCCTGACCGATTACGGCCAACGCCCGGAGTGCCCGCTCGCAGACAAGCCTGAAGAAGAAAAAATCGGGATTTTTTCTTTCTTCTGA
- the thiI gene encoding tRNA uracil 4-sulfurtransferase ThiI has product MKLIVKVFPEITIKSRPVRTRFIRQLAKNIRAVLRDLDPAVVVNGVWDNLELETHVSDPKALKDMTERLSCMPGIAHFLQVDEYPLGDFDDIVAQCKQHYGESLTGKIFSVRCKRAGKHEFSSMDVEKYVGSQLRRQCGAAGISLKNPEIEVRIEIRDQRLFVIHSQHNSIGGYPLGALEQTLVLMSGGFDSTVAAYQIMRRGLMSHFCFFNLGGRAHELGVMEVAHFIWKKYGSSQRVLFVSVPFEEVLGEILGKVDNSHMGVVLKRMMLRAASRIADRLDIEALVTGEAISQVSSQTLPNLSVIDCVTDKLVLRPLIASHKQDIIDMANEIGTADFAKHMPEYCGVISVNPKTHAKRPRVEHEEKEFDMAVLERALENAKLVPIDRVIDELGQDVQIEEVSEALAGQIIIDIRHPDAAEDDPLELAGIEVQTMPFYALNARFKELDPTRQYLLYCDKGVMSRLHAHHLLSEGHANVRVYRPS; this is encoded by the coding sequence ATGAAACTAATCGTAAAAGTCTTCCCCGAGATCACCATAAAGAGCCGCCCGGTACGGACGCGTTTCATCCGTCAATTGGCCAAGAACATCCGTGCCGTGCTCCGCGATCTGGACCCGGCTGTGGTGGTGAACGGCGTGTGGGACAACCTCGAGCTGGAAACGCACGTCAGTGATCCAAAAGCCCTGAAGGACATGACCGAGCGGCTGAGCTGCATGCCGGGCATCGCGCATTTCCTGCAGGTCGACGAGTACCCGTTGGGTGACTTCGACGACATCGTCGCCCAGTGCAAGCAGCACTACGGTGAGTCGCTGACCGGGAAGATTTTTTCGGTGCGCTGCAAGCGTGCCGGCAAGCACGAATTCAGCTCGATGGACGTCGAGAAATACGTCGGCAGCCAGCTGCGTCGTCAGTGCGGCGCCGCCGGTATTTCGCTCAAGAACCCGGAAATCGAAGTTCGCATCGAAATTCGCGACCAACGGTTGTTCGTGATCCACAGCCAGCACAACAGCATCGGCGGTTATCCGCTGGGCGCGCTGGAACAGACCCTGGTGCTGATGTCCGGCGGTTTCGATTCCACCGTCGCGGCTTACCAGATCATGCGCCGTGGGCTGATGAGCCATTTCTGCTTCTTCAACCTCGGCGGGCGTGCCCACGAATTGGGCGTGATGGAAGTCGCGCACTTCATCTGGAAGAAGTACGGCAGCTCCCAACGCGTGTTATTTGTCAGTGTGCCTTTCGAGGAAGTGCTGGGAGAAATTCTCGGCAAAGTCGATAACAGTCATATGGGCGTAGTATTGAAGCGTATGATGTTGCGCGCTGCGTCCCGAATCGCTGATCGGCTGGACATCGAGGCGCTGGTCACCGGCGAAGCGATTTCCCAGGTTTCCAGCCAGACGCTGCCGAACCTGTCCGTGATCGACTGCGTGACCGACAAGCTGGTATTGCGCCCGCTGATCGCCAGTCACAAGCAGGACATCATCGACATGGCCAACGAAATCGGCACCGCCGATTTCGCCAAGCACATGCCAGAGTACTGCGGGGTCATTTCGGTGAACCCCAAGACCCACGCCAAGCGTCCACGCGTGGAGCATGAAGAGAAAGAATTCGATATGGCGGTGCTCGAGCGTGCGCTCGAGAACGCCAAACTGGTGCCGATCGATCGCGTGATCGACGAATTGGGCCAGGATGTGCAGATTGAAGAAGTCAGTGAAGCGCTGGCCGGTCAGATCATCATCGACATCCGCCACCCGGATGCCGCCGAAGACGACCCGCTTGAGCTTGCTGGCATCGAGGTACAAACGATGCCGTTTTATGCTCTGAACGCTCGTTTCAAGGAACTGGACCCTACTCGCCAGTACCTGCTGTATTGCGACAAAGGCGTGATGAGTCGCCTGCATGCTCACCATTTGCTCAGTGAGGGGCATGCCAATGTGCGCGTTTATCGACCGAGCTAA
- the glnA gene encoding glutamate--ammonia ligase → MSKSVQLIKDHDVKWIDLRFTDTKGTQHHVTMPARDALDEAFFEEGKMFDGSSIAGWKGIEASDMILMPDDSTAVLDPFTEEPTLILVCDVIEPSTMQGYDRDPRAIAKRAEEYLKSTGIGDTVFVGPEPEFFIFDEVKFKSDISGSMFKIYSEQGSWMSDQDVEGGNKGHRPGVKGGYFPVPPFDHDHEIRTSMCNAMEEMGLVIEVHHHEVATAGQNEIGVKFNTLVAKADEVQTLKYCVHNVADAYGRTATFMPKPLYGDNGSGMHVHLSIAKDGKNTFAGEGYAGLSDTALYFIGGIIKHGKALNGFTNPSTNSYKRLVPGFEAPVMLAYSARNRSASIRIPYVSSPRARRIEARFPDPAANPYLGFAALLMAGLDGIQNKIHPGDAADKNLYDLPPEEAKEIPQVCGSLKEALEELDKGRAFLTKGGVFSDDFIDAYIALKSEEEIKVRTFVHPLEYELYYSC, encoded by the coding sequence ATGTCGAAGTCGGTTCAACTCATCAAAGATCATGACGTCAAGTGGATTGATCTGCGCTTCACTGATACCAAAGGCACTCAGCACCACGTGACCATGCCGGCTCGTGATGCGCTGGATGAAGCCTTCTTCGAAGAAGGCAAAATGTTCGATGGTTCCTCCATTGCTGGCTGGAAAGGCATCGAAGCCTCCGACATGATCCTGATGCCGGACGACAGCACTGCTGTCCTCGATCCGTTCACCGAAGAGCCGACCCTGATCCTGGTTTGCGACGTGATCGAGCCTTCGACCATGCAAGGCTATGACCGTGACCCACGTGCCATCGCCAAGCGTGCCGAGGAGTACCTGAAGTCCACCGGTATCGGCGACACCGTTTTCGTCGGTCCAGAGCCTGAGTTCTTCATCTTCGACGAAGTGAAGTTCAAGTCCGACATCTCCGGTTCGATGTTCAAAATCTACTCCGAACAAGGTTCGTGGATGTCCGACCAGGACGTGGAAGGCGGCAACAAAGGCCACCGTCCAGGCGTCAAAGGCGGCTACTTCCCGGTTCCGCCGTTCGACCACGACCATGAAATCCGTACCTCCATGTGCAACGCCATGGAAGAAATGGGCCTGGTCATCGAAGTTCACCACCACGAAGTGGCAACTGCCGGCCAGAACGAAATCGGTGTGAAGTTCAACACCCTGGTCGCCAAGGCTGACGAAGTTCAGACCCTGAAGTACTGCGTACACAACGTTGCTGATGCATACGGCCGCACCGCGACCTTCATGCCTAAGCCGCTGTATGGCGACAACGGTTCGGGTATGCACGTTCACCTGTCCATCGCCAAAGATGGCAAGAACACCTTTGCAGGCGAAGGTTATGCCGGCCTGTCCGATACCGCCCTGTACTTCATCGGCGGCATCATCAAGCACGGTAAGGCCCTGAACGGCTTCACCAACCCGTCGACCAACTCCTACAAGCGTCTGGTCCCAGGTTTCGAAGCTCCAGTGATGTTGGCCTACTCGGCTCGCAACCGTTCCGCTTCGATCCGTATTCCTTACGTGTCGAGCCCTCGCGCTCGCCGTATCGAAGCACGCTTCCCGGATCCAGCAGCCAACCCGTACCTGGGCTTCGCTGCACTGTTGATGGCTGGCCTGGACGGCATCCAGAACAAGATCCACCCTGGCGACGCTGCTGACAAAAACCTGTACGACCTGCCGCCTGAAGAGGCGAAAGAGATCCCACAAGTTTGCGGTAGCCTGAAAGAAGCCCTGGAAGAGCTGGACAAAGGTCGTGCGTTCCTGACCAAAGGCGGCGTTTTCAGCGACGACTTCATCGACGCTTACATCGCCCTGAAAAGCGAAGAAGAAATCAAAGTACGCACCTTCGTACACCCACTGGAATACGAGCTGTACTACAGCTGCTGA
- the grxC gene encoding glutaredoxin 3, translating to MKNVVVYSSDYCPYCSRAKYLLKNKGVAFEEIKVDGKPQVRAEMAQKAGRTSVPQIWIGSTHVGGCDDLFALDRAGKLDALLTA from the coding sequence ATGAAGAATGTCGTCGTCTATTCCAGCGATTACTGCCCCTACTGCTCGCGAGCCAAGTACCTGCTCAAGAACAAGGGCGTAGCCTTCGAAGAGATCAAGGTCGATGGCAAACCGCAGGTGCGTGCCGAGATGGCCCAGAAGGCCGGGCGTACGTCCGTGCCGCAGATCTGGATCGGCAGCACCCACGTGGGTGGTTGTGATGATTTGTTTGCCCTGGACCGCGCCGGCAAGCTCGATGCGCTGCTCACGGCCTGA
- a CDS encoding tRNA (cytidine(34)-2'-O)-methyltransferase: MFHVILFQPEIPPNTGNVIRLCANSGCHLHLIEPLGFEMDDKRLRRAGLDYHEYATLQRHADLASCLESLGHPRLFAFTTKGSRPFHDASFAEGDAFLFGPESRGLPAEVLDALPAEQRLRLPMREGCRSLNLSNTVAVAVYEGWRQLGFK, from the coding sequence ATGTTTCACGTCATCCTTTTTCAACCAGAAATTCCGCCGAATACCGGCAACGTTATCAGGCTGTGCGCCAACAGTGGCTGCCACCTGCATTTGATCGAGCCGCTGGGTTTCGAGATGGACGACAAGCGCCTCCGCCGGGCCGGCCTCGATTACCATGAGTATGCCACCCTGCAGCGCCATGCCGACCTTGCCAGCTGCCTGGAAAGTCTTGGCCACCCGCGCTTGTTCGCCTTCACCACCAAGGGCTCGCGGCCGTTCCACGACGCCAGCTTCGCCGAGGGTGATGCCTTCCTGTTCGGACCGGAAAGCCGTGGGCTGCCAGCCGAGGTGCTGGATGCCCTGCCTGCCGAACAGCGCTTGCGCCTGCCGATGCGCGAAGGTTGCCGCAGCCTGAACCTGTCCAACACCGTGGCGGTGGCCGTGTACGAAGGCTGGCGCCAGCTCGGGTTCAAATAA